Within Dysgonomonas sp. HDW5A, the genomic segment GAGCTATTTTATTAGATAAAGGCTCTTTTAAGATTGAAGGACAATTAAAAATCAGACAATCGGGAATTGTCATTCGAGGTAGTGGAGTGGGAGATAACGGAACAAATCTTATTGCAGCAGGAAAAGATCGTCGTACACTAATCTGTATTTTAGGACAAAACGATAAACAGCTAAGCTCATCTATTAAAATAGTAGATTCATATGTACCTGTAAACTCATTCACAGTAACATTGTCGGATAAACATGGATTGAAAGCTGGAGATAATATATTGATTCAAAGACCATCAACGAAAGAGTGGATTGATGAACTCGGAACAGATCACTTTGGAGGAGGTATAACATCTCTGGGATGGAAACCATCGGAACAAGATATTTATTGGGATAGAACAATTACTTCCGTAAATGGAAATAAAATAACATTTGATGCTCCACTCACGACAGCATTGGATCAGAAATATGGAGGCGGTTTTATAATTCCTTATACTTGGAATGGTCGAATTTCTAATATAGGAATCGAAAACTTATCATGTATATCGGAATATGATATAAATAACCCTAAAGATGAAGCTCATGCGTGGATGGCTATTACAATGGAAAATGTTTCTGATGCATGGGTACGTAGTGCTATTTTTAAACATTTTGCTGGATCAGCAGTAGCAGTTCTTGAATCAGCCAAACGTGTGACAGTAGAAAATTGTAAATCGCTCGCTCCAGTTTCTGAAATAGGTGGACAACGGAGATATACATTTTTTACATCGGGGCAGCAATGTTTATTTCAGCGTTTATATGCCGAACAAGGTTATCACGATTTTGCTTTGGGATTCTGTGCAGCAGGACCTAATGCTTTTGTGCAATGTCATTCCGAATTGCCTTATAGTTTTAGCGGACCTGTTGATAGTTGGGCTTCGGGAGTATTATTCGATGTTGTCAATATAAATGGTAATGCATTGAGTTACAAAAACAGAATGCAGGAAGCACAAGGTGCCGGCTGGAATGCAGCGAACAGTGTGTTCTGGCAATGCACAGCGTCTTTGATAGAATGTTTTGCGCCACCTACGGCTCAAAATTGGGCGTTCGGTTCGTGGTCTGAATTTTCAGGAGATGGTTATTGGAACGAAAGTAATAATCATATAAATCCCAGAAGCTTGTATTATGCTCAGTTGAAAAAACGTTTGGGAGATAAATATATCGACCGATCTAATCTATTAGCTGTGGAGACGGAAGCATCTAGTTCACCGTCAATAGAAGTTGCTCAGGAATTGACTAAAAAAGCTAATGAAGTACCTTTAACTCTTTCGGAGTGGATAGATACTCTTATTTCTGAAAATAATATTCCTGTCGAAAAATCAGGAATTAAGTCTTTCGAACAAAAGAGTAAAGTCTTTATAGGTAAACGAATGGCTGCTAAACCATCATTAACCGTAAAAAATGGATGGTTGGTGAGAAATAATACTATCCAGACAGGAGGTAAGCATAATATACAATGGTGGAACGGAACGGTTCAACCATCTTATCTGAAAAAATCGGCTAGTCCCCATTTAACCCGCTTTGTACCGGGAAGAATGGGAACAGGGTTAACTGATGATATTGATTCAGTAGGTAGCTGGATGAAAAAAGAAGATATATTGGTTCTTGATCACAATTATGGTTTATGGTATGACCGCCGAAGAGATGATCATGAACGCATCCGTCGTATAAATGGCGAAGTATGGCCTCCTTTTTATGAGCAACCTTTTGCCCGTAGTGGCGAAGGTACGGCTTATGATGGGTTAAGTAAATATGACCTGACAAAATACAATGACTGGTATTGGAGGCGGCTTCGTCAATTTACGGATATGGCAGATCAAAAAGAGTTGATTTTGTTTCATCAGAATTATTTTCAACACAATATTATTGAAGCAGGTGCACACTGGGCGGATAGTCCTTGGAGACCGGCAAATAATATAAATAACACAGGATTTCCCGAACCTGCACCTTATGCGGGAGATAAACGTATCTTTTTGGCTGAACAGTTTTATGATATAAATCATCCCGTAAGAAGAGAGTTACACCGTGCTTTTATTCGTAAATGCTTGGAGAATTTCAGAGGCAATAACAGTGTGGTTCAACTTATCAGTGAGGAATATACAGGACCTCTTCATTTCGTGGAATTTTGGTTAGATGTAATTGCCGAATGGGAAGCCGAAACAGGGGAGAAATCTCTTATCGCTCTCAGTGCCACAAAGGATGTGCAAGATGCTATTTTGGCTGATTCTGTACGCTCGAAAGTGGTCGATATTATTGATATACGTTACTGGTTTTACCGTGAAGACGGCACAACTTACGAACCTCAAGGAGGACTGAATTTGGCTCCTCGTCAACATGCTCGTTTGACAAAACCTGGAAAGGTCTCATTTGAATCGGTTTATCGGGCAGTGAACGAGTATAGAACAAAATATACGGATAAAGCAGTTACCTATTTTTCTAACTCTTATCCCGAACGAGCATGGGCTTCCTTTATGGCTGGAGGTTCTTTGACTAATTTGCCTCGAATAGCAAATGACCACTTTTTAGAAGATGCTTCTTTTATGCAATCGATAACTGAGATGAACAGTGCAAACCAATATGTATTGGGGGATAAAAGTAAGGGCTTAATTATTTATACAAGTAACGAAACAATAGATTTAGACTTATCTAAGGTGACAGGTAAATTTACTCTCTACAGAATTAACCCTGTAGATGGTTCAATAATAAAAGAAAAGAGCGAAATAAAAGGTGAAACTCCTCTGAAATTAATGAATCCTACAGCTAAAGATGTAGTAATCTGGTTGAAAAAGAAATGAATATCATGAAAAATACAATCTTATATATACTCGGTTTAACCCTCTTTCTGTCTTGTAATACAGGAAAGAAAGAATCAGAAAAAATAACTACTGAAAAAGAAGTATATCTATTTACTTCTTTTCACGAACCTGCTACCGAAGGGCTTCGATTCCTTTATAGTTACGATGGCTATAAATGGGATAGCATTCCGGGAATATTCTTAAAACCAGAAGTTGGTATACAAAAGATAATGCGTGACCCCAGTATTGTTCAAGGAGCTGATAGCACATTTCATTTAGTCTGGACATGTAGTTGGAAGGGCGATCCTGCATTTGGGTACGCTTCTTCCAAAGATTTGATAAATTGGTCGGAGCAGCAATATATTCCCATTATGGCGTTTGATACCACCACTGTAAATGTGTGGGCTCCCGAATTATTTTATGATGATGAATCGAATGATTTTATTATTGTATGGGCGTCAACCATCCCATTCAAATTTGAGAAAGGTATAGAAGCTGAAGACAATAATCACCGTTTATATTATACAAAAACAAAAGACTTTAAAGATTTCACCAAAGCAGAATTACTTTACGATCCCGGATATAGTTCCATTGATGCAGTGATTGTTAAGCGAGATTCGGCTGATTATGTTCTAGTTTTCAAAGACAATACACGCCCCGAAAGGAATATAAAAGCAGCATTTGCTAAAACTCCAACAGGAGAATATACCAATCCATCAGCTCCTTTTACAGGTAATTTCACAGAAGGTCCTTCGGTAGTAAAGGTAGGGGATGAATGGCTTATCTATTTTGATGCTTATGATAAAAAGTCTTATGATGCTATTGCTACAAAAGATTTTAAAACATTTACCGATATAAATGATAAAATTTCGATTCCTGCCGGACATAAACACGGGACTATATTTAAAGCTCCCGAAAGTGTTTTAAATAAATTAAGGTCTCAGACCTCTTTATAATTATAACAACCATATTTGATTAACCTGTGTACTGTTAATTTGATCAGGCTTTTGTTTGTAGCCTTAAACGATTATTATGAAAAAGAAATCAATTATATTATCCTTACTTTTTTTGAGTAGCATTTTTATATCAAATGCTCAAGAGGGAGTTTATTATACCGGAAAAACTTTATCTAATGTGAATTATCACAACGGGCGATTGAGTCCCGCTGTAGGTACTCATAACATTCAAACCATGCGGGCTAATCGAGAGCATCCCGAAAAAGGCGATGGTTTTGGTTGGACTTACAATCATCAATCATTCCTTGCATATTGGAATAACACGTACTATCTTCAATATTTGAGTGATTCTATTGGAGAGCATATACCGCCATCTCATACACTGTTGCAAACATCTAAAGATGGTTATACGTGGACTAAGCCCGAAATTATTTTCCCAAAATACAAAGTTCCTGATGGAACCTCAAAAGCTGGATATACAGGTGTGGCAAAAGACTTATATGCTATTATGCACCAACGGATGGGCTTTTATGTATCTAAAAGTAATCGTTTACTTACTATCGGGTTTTATGGTATCTGTTTGGATATGAAAGACGATCCGAACGACGGGAAAGGCATCGGGCGTGTTGTTCGGGAAATAAAAGCCGATGGAAGTTACGGACCTATTTATTTTATCCATTATAATCCATCATGGAATGAGAAAAATACTGCATATCCTTTCTATAAAAAGAGCAAAGATAAAGCCTTTATTGCTGCTTGCGACGAGTTAATGGCTAACCCTTTGATGATGATGCAATGGGTTGAAGAATCGGATAGTAATGATCCTCTTATTCCTTTAAAAAAGAAATACAAAGCATTCAGTTATTACCATTTAAATAATGGTGATGTTGTTGCTCTGTGGAAGCATGCTCTTACAACGATAAGCAAAGACGGAGGTAAAACATGGCCGGGAAATGTAGCCCGTGCGATCGGTTTTGTAAATAGTAATGCGAAAATATGGGGACAAAGAACCTCTGACGGAAAGTTTGCCACGGTTTATAATCCCTCCGAATTTCGTTGGCCTTTGGCAGTTTCAACCAGTGAAGATGGGTTGAATTATACCGATTTATACTACGTTCATGGAGATATAACAGCGATGCGTTATGGTGGAAACTATAAATCGCGTGGTCCTCAATATCCTCGAGGTATTTTAGAAACTAACGGAACGCCTCCCGATGGCAATATATGGATGACATACAGTGTAAATAAAGAAGATATCTGGGTAGCAAAGATTCCTGTACCCGTAACCGATAAGGCTATCAGCCATTCTGATGAAACCTTTGATTTGATGCCTCAGGGCAAAGAATTAGACGCATGGAATATTTACAGTCCGTTATGGGCTCCTGTAAAGATTGAGAAACGATCTGATAATAAACGCTGGCTTTCGTTGAAAGACTGGGATCCATTCGATTATGCAAAAGTAGAAAGAGTAATTCCCGAATTAAAGAATTTAGAAGCCTCTTTCGCTGTTCTGGCTGCTCAAAACAAAACAGGAAATCTCCAGATTGAGTTTCAAAATGCTCAGGGAGATGCCTGTACACGCATTATTTTTGACAATGACGGTTTGATAAAGCTGAAGACTGGAGCAAGATATGCAACTTTACAGCCTTATGAAGCGGGTATTGTATATGATATCAAAGTGTTTTTGTCTACTTCGACAAGAAGTTTAACTCTGAAAATCAATGATAAAGATATTTCTACAAAATTGTTCTTCAATCCTATAGAATCTATTCAAAGAATTGTATTCAGAACAGGAGATTTACCATCTGATCCGACACCCAATGATGCGGCTGACAGAGATACTGATTTGCCCAATGCAGGAGCAGAAGATGCTAAAGCAGAATATTATATCTCATATCTCAAAACATTAGATCCGTCTAATCATTCAGCCATTTTAAATATAAATGATTATAAGCATTATGCGGATTATTTCAATACAATGGAGGATGAAAATATAGCACAAGCTATACCCAATGCACAGGCTTGGGAGTGGATGAAAGCCAATATACCCTTGTTTGAATGTCCTCAAAAGAATTTCGAAGAGATGTTTTACTACAGATGGTGGTCGTTGAGAAAACACATAAAAGATACCCCCGAAGGTTATGTTATGACCGAATTTTTAGTGAACCGTTCATATGCAGATAAATATAATCTGATCTCTTGTGCTTTAGGACATCATATCTATGAAAGCCGATGGTTACGTGATCCGAGGTATTTAGATCAGTATGTACATGTCTGGTTTAGAGGGAATGAGGGCAAACCTATGGCAAAGCTTCGTAACTTCAGTAGCTGGACTGCCGATGCTCTGTATAATAAATATTTGGTGGATGGAGATAAAAACTACCTGTTGGATATGTTTCCCGATCTGGAGAACGAATATGCGGCATGGGAAGGAGATCACCGATTGCCAAGCGGATTATATTGGCAGGGAGATGTTCAAGATGGAATGGAAGAAACCATAAGTGGCGGTCGTCGTAAAAAATATGCCCGACCAACTATTAATTCCTATATGTTTGGCAATGCAAAAGCATTATCGGAGGTTGCAAAATTAAAAGGAGATAATAATGCTGCAAAAAAATACGAGGAAAAGTCTATCGAAATTAAGAATCTGGTACAAAATCAACTTTGGAATCAAGACAGTACATTTTTTGAAACACTAAGAGAACCCGGAAATTTTGCCTTAGTACGTGAAGCTATCGGCTATCTTCCCTGGTATTTTAACTTGCCTGATAATAAAGCAGATTACGCAAAAGCATGGGCGCAAGTAAAAGATGAACGAGGCTTTTGTGCTCCTTACGGACTTACTACAGCAGAACGTCGTCACCCCGAATTTCGTTCTCATGGATGCTGTAAATGCGAATGGGATGGTGCTATCTGGCCTTTCGCTTCTTCTCAAACATTGACAGCAATGGCTAATCTGCTGAATAACTACAAACAAGATGTTGTAAATGATAGTGTTTATTTTCGCCATCTTGAATTATATGTGGAAAGCCAATACCATAGAGGCAGACCTTATATAGGAGAGTATCAGGATGAAGTAACGGGTTACTGGCTCAAAGGTGATCAGGAACGTAGCCGTTACTATAATCATTCCACTTTCAATGATTTGATTATTTCGGGATTAATCGGATTGAAACCTCGTCCGGATAATGTGTTGGAAATTAACCCTCTGATTCCACAAGCCAAATGGGATTGGTTCTGTTTGGATAATGTCCCTTATCATGGTAAGAATGTGACTATTGTTTGGGATAAAACAGGAGGCAAATACAAAAGAGGAAAAGGATTCTATATCATGCTAGATGGCAAACTGGTTGCCAAATCTGATAAATTAGAACGATTAACTTATAAAATGTAATGAGGATGAAACAAGCGATACTATTTATATTGTTTACTCTTTTTACCTTTAGTACCTATTCGATAGATATTAAAGACCTGACCTGCGAAATGCAAAAAATGCCATTGGCGATAGATAAACTTAGTCCTCGTTTCGGGTGGAAACTGACCTCAGATATGCAGGGTGATAAACAAACTGCCTATCAAATTATACTCACATCTAATGGAACAAAGATATGGGATTCGGGAAGAGTGAAATCAGACCAAAGTCAGTTAGTCATATATAAAGGTAAGCCTCTCAAGAAGGGTAAACGATATGTTTGGACTGTAAAAGTCTGGGATGTAAAGGGAAAAGTAAGCGATAGCCGAAACTCTTACTTCGAAACTGCACCCGATTTTAATAATACTAAAATACAATGGATTGGAGCAATAACAAAAGCCGATTCTTATCTACCAATAGGACGCCGTGATTTACATGGACCATCTTTTAAGAAACCTGAATACAAGGAACTTTATGATAAAATAGATCCGTTAGCTCTGAGAAGTATTCTTCTGCGAAAGGCTTTCAATGCAAATAAGACTATAGAGAAAGCAATTGTTCATGCTTCAGGTTTGGGACATTATAATCTTTCGATTAATGGACAGAAAGTAAGTAAAGATATCTTCACCCCTGTTTGGAGCGATTATGATAAAACTGTTTATTATAATACTTATCAGGTAGATACCCTTTTAAATAAAGGTGAAAATGTTATAGGAATTACATTAGGGAATGGCTTTTATAATGCTGTAGGTAATCGCTATCGTAAACTGTGGGTATCTTTTGGACCACCTACTTTATTTCTCAAAATGCACCTTTATTATATGGATGGTACAAGTGAAATACTTACATCTGATAATTCATGGAAATATGCACTTAGTCCGATAACATTCAATGATATTTATGGTGGTGAAGACTATGATGCCCGTTTAGAACAAAAAGGATGGGATAAGCCAAACTTCAACGATAAAGCATGGAAACCCGTAGTTATTCAAGAAGCACCTAAAGGAGTTCTTCGTGCCCAACAGATTACAAATGTGCGAAGCATGAAACAATATGGAGCTATTTCAATGACTAAAATAGACAGTAGCTATGTATTAAATATGGGGCAAAACCTTTCGGGTTATCCTGCGATAAAGGTAATTGGTAAAAAAGGGCAGACCGTTAAAATAACAGTCGGTGAATTATTGAATGAAGAAACAGGAAAAGTTTCCCAAAAACAATCGGGAGGCCCACATACATATTCATATACAATAAAAGGAGATGGAGTGGAGGAGTGGCACCCCGAATTTACCTATTATGGCTTTCAATATATCCAGATTGACGGGGCAAATCTGTTATCGTCAGATGATACGGATAAACCGTTAATTATAGATGTAAAGTCTGATTTTATCTACAATTCAACCAATGAGAATGGGCATTTCGAGTCTTCAAACGAGATTTTTAATAAAGCCCATCAACTGATTAAAAATGCAGTAAGAAGTAATATGCAGTCAGTATTTACGGATTGCCCTCACCGTGAAAAATTAGGATGGTTGGAAGAAACCCATCTAAATGGTCCCGGTTTACTTTATAATTGGGATTTGACTCAGTTCTTTCCCAAAGTGATGCAGGATATAAAAGACGCCCAAAGAGACGGTGGGCTTGTACCTAGCATTGTTCCTGAATATGTAATCTTTGGTGACGATTTCTCAGATTCTCCCGAATGGGGAGGTGCAGCCGTTATTGTTCCTTGGATGTACTATCAATTTTATGGCGATAACACTCTGATTGAGCAATACTACAATATAATGAAACAATATGTAGATTATCTGACTTCAAAATCAACAGGTCATATTGTTTCTCATGGTTTAGGCGATTGGTATGATTATGGGGAACATCGGGCGGGATTTTCGATGAATAGCCCCATTGAGGTTTCGGCTACGGCTCATTATTATTATGTTACCCATTTGTTTGCTAAAGCGGCAAAGATGTTTAACAAATCAAATGATGAGAAAAAATATACTGTTTTGTCTGAGAATATCAGAAAAGCTTTTAATGATAAATTTCTGGACAAAAAGACTATGCAATATGGCTCAGGCAGTCAGTTTTGTAATGCAGTAGCCTTGTTTATGGGTATAGTAGAGCCACAAAACAAAGCAGCAGTCTTGCAAAACCTGAAAGCAGATATTCAGAAAAGGGGCAACCGCTTAACAACGGGGGATGTGGGTAACCGATATTTATTTCAGGCATTAGCCCTTAATGGCGAAAATGAATTGATGTATCTGATGAATAATCATACAGGTGCTCCCGGGTATGGTTTTCAGATACTGTTCGGTGTAACAACATTAACAGAACAGTGGGACCCACGTAAGGGAGCTTCATGGAATCATTTTATGATGGGGCAAATAGACGAGTGGTTTTTTCATAGTTTAGGAGGTATCGTTCCTTCAACACCCGGATTTAAAGAGTTTACGATTCAACCGCAACCTGTAGGCGATTTAACTTGGGTGAAAGCTAATCACGAAACCTTATATGGTAATATAGCCGTAAGTTGGAAGCGTGAAAGTGGTGTATTCTATCTGTCTGTTGATGTACCTGTTAATACTCGTGCTACGGTTATTTTACCCGATGGAAATAATACAAAAAAAATAGTTGGTTCAGGAAAACACTCATTTGAGTGTAAATTATAACAATTTTAGAACGATTGGAATGGAATATAGAAAAATTGGAAATACAGACATGAGGGTGTCTACTCTGAGTTTTGGAGCTTCTTCGTTAGGTGGTGTTTTCCATTCACTGAAAGAGTCAGAAGGTATAAAGGCGGTGCATGCAGCAGTTGAGAATGGCATTAACTTTATTGATGTATCTCCATATTACGGGCATCTGAAATCAGAAATTCTATTAGGAAAAGCTCTGAAAGATATTGATCGAAATAAGTACTATTTATCAACTAAAGTCGGTCGGTACGGAGAAAACGGTATAAACCTTTGGGATTATACAGCTGAAAAAGCAAAAGAGAGTGTTTACGAAAGTATGGAGCGTCTGAATATCAATTATATCGACCTGATAAACGTACATGACATTGAGTTTGCCGATCTAGACCAAATTTGCAATGAAACATTACCAGCCTTGGTTGAACTGAAAAAGCAAGGTGTTGTGGGGTATGTCGGAATTACGAATCTGACATTAAGACATTTTAAGTATGTAATAGATCATGTGCCTTCGGGAACAGTCGATAGTGTCCTTTCTTTCTGTCATTACTGTTTGAATGATGATGCTTTGGTTGACTATCTGGATTACTTTGAAGCCAATGGAGTAGGGGTTATTAATGCTTCCCCTTTCTCGATGGGATTACTTACTGAAAGAGGTGCTCCCGATTGGCATCCTGCACCAAAACCTTTGATAGATGTTTGTCAAAAAGCTGCACAGCATTGCCAAAGCAAAGGGAAAAGTCTCGAACAACTTGCTTTAAAATATGCAATAAGCAATCCCCGTATTTCGACTACTTTGTTTAGCACTACTCGCTCGGAGGCTGTCCTTCAAAACCTGCAATGGGCAGAAGAGCCTTTAGATATTCAATTATTGGCAGAAGTGCAAGATATTCTTAAATCAAGATTTCGTGATACTTGGCTGAATAGCTAAGGTGTCAGATCTTTTTATTGCTATGAAAATGTAACAAATCCCATTAGATTTAATTCTTAAGCACAACATTAATCTAAAATGTATGAAAATTAAAATAATCGATGCACATGCCCATCTGTGGTTAAAACAGGATGCAGAGGTAAATGGTCTTAAAATACAGACGTTGGATAATGGACGTTCTCTCTTTATGGGAGAAGTCCGCCAGATGTTACCCCCGTTTATGATTGACGGGCGTAATACTGCCGAAATATTCCTCTCGAATATGAATTATGCCCAAGTTTCGGCTGCCGTTATCACACAAGAATACATAGACGGTATACAGAATGACTATCTATGGGAAGTTCAACAGAAATACTCCAATCGTTTTTTATGCTGCGGTATGGTAGATGCTCGTAAGGCTGATTATTTTGAACATGCTGAAAAATTAATAGAACAGGGATTTAAGGCAATAAAAATTCCGGCAGAAAGATTGATAGAGCCCCATAAACAAACATTTCTCACATCATCCGAAATGATGAAAATGTTTAAACTGATGGAAGAGAAAAATATTTTACTTTCTATTGATTTAGCGGAGGGTGACACTCAAGTTGCCGAAATGGGAGAAGTTATTTCCGAATATCCTGATTTGCGTATTGCAATAGGACATTTTGGAATGGTTAATCGCCCTAACTGGCAAAAACAAATTAAGCTAGCCCGTTATAAGAATGTAATGATAGAATCGGGTGGGATAACCTGGCTATTTAATGATGAATTTTATCCTTTTAAGGGTGCAGTACTGGCTATTAAAGAAGCAGCATCACTTGTCGGAATAGAGAAGCTAATGTGGGGATCAGACTATCCTCGTACTATTACGGCAATAACCTATCGTATGTCTTATGATTTCGTATTGAAATCATATTTACTTTCTGAAAATGAAAAACGCTTATTCCTAGGAGAAAACGCTGCTCGATTCTATTGCTTAAACGATTTAGTAGAATTACCTTATATTAAAAATATGTCCGAATGAAAAACAATACGTACCGAGGGTCATTAATCTTAATTTTCAGCCTGTTTTTTATATGGACAATTAGCAGCAATCTTCTGCCTACCATGATCCGGCAATTGATGAA encodes:
- a CDS encoding DUF6298 domain-containing protein, translating into MNKICVCLFIFLTVGINGFSQNKKNAPKPIPPITFKDGILSYTSDNLGNRIPDFSFCGYKASEEPIPMVDAKVFVAWQDGDVTELLQNAIDYVGSLPLDKNGFRGAILLDKGSFKIEGQLKIRQSGIVIRGSGVGDNGTNLIAAGKDRRTLICILGQNDKQLSSSIKIVDSYVPVNSFTVTLSDKHGLKAGDNILIQRPSTKEWIDELGTDHFGGGITSLGWKPSEQDIYWDRTITSVNGNKITFDAPLTTALDQKYGGGFIIPYTWNGRISNIGIENLSCISEYDINNPKDEAHAWMAITMENVSDAWVRSAIFKHFAGSAVAVLESAKRVTVENCKSLAPVSEIGGQRRYTFFTSGQQCLFQRLYAEQGYHDFALGFCAAGPNAFVQCHSELPYSFSGPVDSWASGVLFDVVNINGNALSYKNRMQEAQGAGWNAANSVFWQCTASLIECFAPPTAQNWAFGSWSEFSGDGYWNESNNHINPRSLYYAQLKKRLGDKYIDRSNLLAVETEASSSPSIEVAQELTKKANEVPLTLSEWIDTLISENNIPVEKSGIKSFEQKSKVFIGKRMAAKPSLTVKNGWLVRNNTIQTGGKHNIQWWNGTVQPSYLKKSASPHLTRFVPGRMGTGLTDDIDSVGSWMKKEDILVLDHNYGLWYDRRRDDHERIRRINGEVWPPFYEQPFARSGEGTAYDGLSKYDLTKYNDWYWRRLRQFTDMADQKELILFHQNYFQHNIIEAGAHWADSPWRPANNINNTGFPEPAPYAGDKRIFLAEQFYDINHPVRRELHRAFIRKCLENFRGNNSVVQLISEEYTGPLHFVEFWLDVIAEWEAETGEKSLIALSATKDVQDAILADSVRSKVVDIIDIRYWFYREDGTTYEPQGGLNLAPRQHARLTKPGKVSFESVYRAVNEYRTKYTDKAVTYFSNSYPERAWASFMAGGSLTNLPRIANDHFLEDASFMQSITEMNSANQYVLGDKSKGLIIYTSNETIDLDLSKVTGKFTLYRINPVDGSIIKEKSEIKGETPLKLMNPTAKDVVIWLKKK
- a CDS encoding glycoside hydrolase family 43 protein produces the protein MNIMKNTILYILGLTLFLSCNTGKKESEKITTEKEVYLFTSFHEPATEGLRFLYSYDGYKWDSIPGIFLKPEVGIQKIMRDPSIVQGADSTFHLVWTCSWKGDPAFGYASSKDLINWSEQQYIPIMAFDTTTVNVWAPELFYDDESNDFIIVWASTIPFKFEKGIEAEDNNHRLYYTKTKDFKDFTKAELLYDPGYSSIDAVIVKRDSADYVLVFKDNTRPERNIKAAFAKTPTGEYTNPSAPFTGNFTEGPSVVKVGDEWLIYFDAYDKKSYDAIATKDFKTFTDINDKISIPAGHKHGTIFKAPESVLNKLRSQTSL
- a CDS encoding glycosyl hydrolase family 65 protein; amino-acid sequence: MKKKSIILSLLFLSSIFISNAQEGVYYTGKTLSNVNYHNGRLSPAVGTHNIQTMRANREHPEKGDGFGWTYNHQSFLAYWNNTYYLQYLSDSIGEHIPPSHTLLQTSKDGYTWTKPEIIFPKYKVPDGTSKAGYTGVAKDLYAIMHQRMGFYVSKSNRLLTIGFYGICLDMKDDPNDGKGIGRVVREIKADGSYGPIYFIHYNPSWNEKNTAYPFYKKSKDKAFIAACDELMANPLMMMQWVEESDSNDPLIPLKKKYKAFSYYHLNNGDVVALWKHALTTISKDGGKTWPGNVARAIGFVNSNAKIWGQRTSDGKFATVYNPSEFRWPLAVSTSEDGLNYTDLYYVHGDITAMRYGGNYKSRGPQYPRGILETNGTPPDGNIWMTYSVNKEDIWVAKIPVPVTDKAISHSDETFDLMPQGKELDAWNIYSPLWAPVKIEKRSDNKRWLSLKDWDPFDYAKVERVIPELKNLEASFAVLAAQNKTGNLQIEFQNAQGDACTRIIFDNDGLIKLKTGARYATLQPYEAGIVYDIKVFLSTSTRSLTLKINDKDISTKLFFNPIESIQRIVFRTGDLPSDPTPNDAADRDTDLPNAGAEDAKAEYYISYLKTLDPSNHSAILNINDYKHYADYFNTMEDENIAQAIPNAQAWEWMKANIPLFECPQKNFEEMFYYRWWSLRKHIKDTPEGYVMTEFLVNRSYADKYNLISCALGHHIYESRWLRDPRYLDQYVHVWFRGNEGKPMAKLRNFSSWTADALYNKYLVDGDKNYLLDMFPDLENEYAAWEGDHRLPSGLYWQGDVQDGMEETISGGRRKKYARPTINSYMFGNAKALSEVAKLKGDNNAAKKYEEKSIEIKNLVQNQLWNQDSTFFETLREPGNFALVREAIGYLPWYFNLPDNKADYAKAWAQVKDERGFCAPYGLTTAERRHPEFRSHGCCKCEWDGAIWPFASSQTLTAMANLLNNYKQDVVNDSVYFRHLELYVESQYHRGRPYIGEYQDEVTGYWLKGDQERSRYYNHSTFNDLIISGLIGLKPRPDNVLEINPLIPQAKWDWFCLDNVPYHGKNVTIVWDKTGGKYKRGKGFYIMLDGKLVAKSDKLERLTYKM
- a CDS encoding glycoside hydrolase family 78 protein, translated to MRMKQAILFILFTLFTFSTYSIDIKDLTCEMQKMPLAIDKLSPRFGWKLTSDMQGDKQTAYQIILTSNGTKIWDSGRVKSDQSQLVIYKGKPLKKGKRYVWTVKVWDVKGKVSDSRNSYFETAPDFNNTKIQWIGAITKADSYLPIGRRDLHGPSFKKPEYKELYDKIDPLALRSILLRKAFNANKTIEKAIVHASGLGHYNLSINGQKVSKDIFTPVWSDYDKTVYYNTYQVDTLLNKGENVIGITLGNGFYNAVGNRYRKLWVSFGPPTLFLKMHLYYMDGTSEILTSDNSWKYALSPITFNDIYGGEDYDARLEQKGWDKPNFNDKAWKPVVIQEAPKGVLRAQQITNVRSMKQYGAISMTKIDSSYVLNMGQNLSGYPAIKVIGKKGQTVKITVGELLNEETGKVSQKQSGGPHTYSYTIKGDGVEEWHPEFTYYGFQYIQIDGANLLSSDDTDKPLIIDVKSDFIYNSTNENGHFESSNEIFNKAHQLIKNAVRSNMQSVFTDCPHREKLGWLEETHLNGPGLLYNWDLTQFFPKVMQDIKDAQRDGGLVPSIVPEYVIFGDDFSDSPEWGGAAVIVPWMYYQFYGDNTLIEQYYNIMKQYVDYLTSKSTGHIVSHGLGDWYDYGEHRAGFSMNSPIEVSATAHYYYVTHLFAKAAKMFNKSNDEKKYTVLSENIRKAFNDKFLDKKTMQYGSGSQFCNAVALFMGIVEPQNKAAVLQNLKADIQKRGNRLTTGDVGNRYLFQALALNGENELMYLMNNHTGAPGYGFQILFGVTTLTEQWDPRKGASWNHFMMGQIDEWFFHSLGGIVPSTPGFKEFTIQPQPVGDLTWVKANHETLYGNIAVSWKRESGVFYLSVDVPVNTRATVILPDGNNTKKIVGSGKHSFECKL
- a CDS encoding aldo/keto reductase, with product MEYRKIGNTDMRVSTLSFGASSLGGVFHSLKESEGIKAVHAAVENGINFIDVSPYYGHLKSEILLGKALKDIDRNKYYLSTKVGRYGENGINLWDYTAEKAKESVYESMERLNINYIDLINVHDIEFADLDQICNETLPALVELKKQGVVGYVGITNLTLRHFKYVIDHVPSGTVDSVLSFCHYCLNDDALVDYLDYFEANGVGVINASPFSMGLLTERGAPDWHPAPKPLIDVCQKAAQHCQSKGKSLEQLALKYAISNPRISTTLFSTTRSEAVLQNLQWAEEPLDIQLLAEVQDILKSRFRDTWLNS